The following are from one region of the Alistipes sp. ZOR0009 genome:
- a CDS encoding ExbD/TolR family protein: MAIKRGSKVETSFSMSSMSDMVFLLLIFFLVTSTLVSPNALKLLLPKSNSQVPGKPVTSVSIADKNGTYFFYIETEPVAFENLQSVLQQKLMNEEEKSIALHVDKSVPMEQVVKVMNIAKDNNYKLILATSPE; encoded by the coding sequence ATGGCAATTAAAAGAGGATCAAAAGTAGAAACCAGCTTCAGCATGTCGTCAATGTCCGACATGGTCTTTTTGCTGCTTATCTTCTTTCTCGTAACATCCACCCTTGTAAGCCCGAATGCGCTTAAGTTACTGCTCCCTAAAAGTAATAGCCAAGTGCCAGGAAAGCCTGTAACAAGCGTTTCCATTGCTGATAAAAACGGAACATACTTTTTCTACATAGAAACAGAGCCAGTTGCTTTCGAAAACCTACAAAGCGTACTACAGCAAAAATTGATGAACGAAGAGGAAAAAAGCATTGCGCTTCATGTAGACAAAAGTGTACCAATGGAACAAGTTGTTAAGGTAATGAATATCGCCAAAGACAACAATTATAAGTTAATATTGGCAACCAGTCCAGAATAA
- a CDS encoding MotA/TolQ/ExbB proton channel family protein — protein sequence MMFNILLQSGAAADTANTLVAQSTQAEGLSFFSLMVKGGPIMIPLAVLSVLAIYIFVERYIAIRKASKYDLNFMNRIREYIHEGKIDSALELCRHNETPIARMIEKGIERIGRPLNDVNTAIENVGNLEIAKLEKGLPLLATVSGGAPMIGFLGTVVGMIDAFYKMSAAGNNLNIGLLSNGIYIAMVTTVGGLIVGIMAYFGYNILVARIEKLVYNMEANTMVFMDLLNEPVK from the coding sequence ATGATGTTTAATATTTTACTTCAAAGTGGTGCTGCTGCCGACACGGCAAACACCCTTGTAGCCCAATCGACTCAGGCCGAAGGGTTATCTTTTTTTTCGTTAATGGTAAAGGGAGGTCCAATTATGATTCCCCTAGCCGTACTATCGGTACTTGCTATCTATATTTTTGTAGAACGATATATTGCCATTCGCAAAGCCAGTAAATACGATTTAAACTTCATGAATCGCATAAGAGAGTATATCCATGAAGGAAAAATAGATTCAGCGCTAGAACTGTGTCGCCATAATGAAACGCCTATTGCGCGCATGATAGAGAAGGGTATTGAACGAATTGGACGACCTTTAAACGACGTAAACACGGCTATCGAAAACGTAGGCAACCTTGAAATTGCAAAGCTAGAAAAAGGCCTACCCCTTCTAGCAACCGTATCGGGAGGAGCACCAATGATTGGCTTCTTAGGCACGGTAGTAGGTATGATTGATGCCTTCTACAAAATGTCAGCAGCAGGTAACAACCTCAATATTGGATTACTATCAAATGGTATATATATAGCAATGGTAACCACCGTAGGTGGACTAATTGTTGGTATTATGGCATATTTTGGTTATAATATTTTAGTGGCTCGTATCGAGAAGTTGGTTTACAACATGGAGGCAAATACGATGGTATTCATGGATTTGCTTAACGAACCCGTAAAATAA